One segment of Candidatus Goldiibacteriota bacterium DNA contains the following:
- a CDS encoding epoxyqueuosine reductase QueH: protein MKILLLVCCAPDATYSTLALREAGYEVVTYFYNPCIHPQEEYDKRRGAMAQLAEKMAIEDIKEVPYDPDRFFEAVKGFENEPEGGKRCDICFKIRLMEAARKCRELGLEIFASTLTISPHKDAALINKLGQDAAAKHGVKYYESDFKKKDGFKKSIMMSKEFGLYRQNYCGCEFSTRK, encoded by the coding sequence ATGAAAATACTGCTGCTTGTCTGCTGCGCGCCGGATGCCACTTACAGTACACTTGCGCTGCGCGAAGCCGGATACGAAGTTGTTACATATTTTTACAACCCCTGCATACACCCGCAGGAGGAGTATGACAAACGCCGCGGCGCCATGGCTCAGCTTGCGGAAAAAATGGCCATTGAAGATATAAAAGAAGTGCCTTATGACCCGGACAGGTTTTTTGAAGCGGTAAAAGGGTTTGAAAACGAACCCGAAGGGGGAAAACGCTGCGATATATGCTTTAAAATACGGCTTATGGAAGCCGCACGAAAATGCAGGGAACTTGGGCTTGAAATTTTCGCGTCTACCCTTACTATTTCGCCCCATAAAGATGCGGCGCTGATAAACAAGCTTGGACAGGATGCGGCCGCAAAACATGGCGTTAAATATTACGAATCTGATTTTAAAAAGAAAGATGGCTTTAAAAAATCCATCATGATGTCCAAAGAGTTCGGGCTTTACAGACAGAATTACTGCGGGTGTGAGTTTTCAACAAGGAAATAA